Proteins co-encoded in one Oreochromis aureus strain Israel breed Guangdong linkage group 3, ZZ_aureus, whole genome shotgun sequence genomic window:
- the LOC120436830 gene encoding nectin-4-like isoform X1, with protein sequence MLDHLSESAKEQLVGLYNRVWKGGKLPQSWKEAVVVPIHKPGRDGTKPDQETITAESGQDVTLTCRAPINNGDIVEWSRADLRDTFVFVLINKTPNEDDQNPSYKHRVDLQDKEMKDGDVSVILKNVTAADNGTYECCIVMVGTCPPICSISLRVVDPPGNTGGDTEDGSVGLKVGLPFAVIVAAAVVVVLIYRNRNPLMQDSSQPPVELQPV encoded by the exons ATGTTAGACCATCTGAGCGAGTCAGCAAAAGAGCAGTTAGTGGGGTTGTATAATAGGGTTTGGAAGGGTGGAAAGCTGCCACAAAGTTGGAAAGAGGCTGTGGTGGTGCCTATACATAAGCCAGGGAGGGATGGTACCAAGCCAG ACCAGGAaaccatcacagctgagtctggacaggatgtcactctgacatgtcgagctccaatcAACAACGGTGACattgtagagtggagcagagctgacctgagagatacatttgtgtttgtgttgataaACAAGACGCCCAACGAAGATGATCAGAACCCATCGTATAAgcaccgggtggatctgcaggacaaagagatgaaggatggagatgtgtctgtgattctgaagaatgtgacggCTGCTGATAATGGAACATATGAGTGTTGCATCGTCATGGTAGGAACATGTCCCCCCATCTGCAGCATCAGCCTGAGagttgttgatcctccag gtaacacaggaggagacacagaggatggatctgttggactgaAAGTTGGTCTTCCATTTGCTGttattgttgctgctgctgttgttgttgttttgatctACAGAAATCGTAACCCACTGATGCAGGATTCATCCCAGCCTCCAGTTGAACTTCAGcctgtttga
- the LOC120436830 gene encoding cell surface A33 antigen-like isoform X2, with the protein MFVATSPWLCWTLLSVSLVGFTCADQETITAESGQDVTLTCRAPINNGDIVEWSRADLRDTFVFVLINKTPNEDDQNPSYKHRVDLQDKEMKDGDVSVILKNVTAADNGTYECCIVMVGTCPPICSISLRVVDPPGNTGGDTEDGSVGLKVGLPFAVIVAAAVVVVLIYRNRNPLMQDSSQPPVELQPV; encoded by the exons ATGTTTGTTGCAACATCTCCGTGGCTCTGCTGGACTTTACTGTCTGTCTCCCTTGTAGGGTTTACCTGTGCAG ACCAGGAaaccatcacagctgagtctggacaggatgtcactctgacatgtcgagctccaatcAACAACGGTGACattgtagagtggagcagagctgacctgagagatacatttgtgtttgtgttgataaACAAGACGCCCAACGAAGATGATCAGAACCCATCGTATAAgcaccgggtggatctgcaggacaaagagatgaaggatggagatgtgtctgtgattctgaagaatgtgacggCTGCTGATAATGGAACATATGAGTGTTGCATCGTCATGGTAGGAACATGTCCCCCCATCTGCAGCATCAGCCTGAGagttgttgatcctccag gtaacacaggaggagacacagaggatggatctgttggactgaAAGTTGGTCTTCCATTTGCTGttattgttgctgctgctgttgttgttgttttgatctACAGAAATCGTAACCCACTGATGCAGGATTCATCCCAGCCTCCAGTTGAACTTCAGcctgtttga